One window from the genome of Leptospira broomii serovar Hurstbridge str. 5399 encodes:
- a CDS encoding HEAT repeat domain-containing protein, with translation MSVSRISSLFLGVFLFVSSAVSAKEPIHDKLDKLFFEQIHNLESGSLEEKIQAADYLKFVKSKLAVRPLLNALKGNPKVPKSEENSPTLKFAVAQALGAMELDIAAPELMEEFKRISPLVQETDIPSFSSPEGYNLTISVGEVLRSIGLLPYLKESEDIIVSGLSHSNFYVRASAADGLKNLNRKETLPQLNAALDKEKNSFVKVAILNAIVSINRIANQKFYDLCSFLKDESPMVRYRASMAVGEVDLKAGEFSLREALLIEHEPNVREQIKKDLANVIGFKMPATSFMFTEQIGK, from the coding sequence ATGTCCGTTTCCAGAATTTCAAGCCTATTCCTAGGTGTATTTTTATTCGTTTCCTCAGCTGTTTCGGCAAAGGAACCAATCCATGATAAATTGGATAAATTATTCTTCGAACAAATTCATAATTTAGAGAGCGGTAGCTTGGAGGAAAAAATCCAAGCCGCCGATTATCTAAAATTCGTTAAAAGCAAACTTGCCGTCCGACCTCTCTTGAATGCACTTAAAGGGAATCCGAAAGTTCCCAAATCGGAGGAAAATTCTCCCACACTTAAATTTGCGGTCGCTCAAGCGTTGGGTGCGATGGAATTGGATATCGCCGCTCCCGAGCTTATGGAGGAATTTAAACGAATCTCTCCTCTCGTTCAGGAAACGGATATTCCGAGTTTCAGTTCTCCCGAAGGATATAACCTGACGATTTCCGTGGGGGAGGTACTTAGAAGCATCGGACTTCTTCCATATTTAAAAGAAAGCGAAGATATTATCGTTTCCGGATTGAGCCATTCTAATTTCTATGTTCGCGCATCGGCGGCGGACGGATTGAAAAATTTGAATCGGAAAGAAACGCTTCCCCAGCTAAATGCGGCTCTCGATAAAGAAAAAAATTCATTCGTGAAAGTTGCCATTTTAAATGCGATTGTTTCAATCAATAGAATTGCGAATCAAAAGTTCTACGACCTCTGTTCCTTTTTAAAGGATGAATCGCCTATGGTTCGTTACAGAGCCTCGATGGCGGTCGGAGAAGTGGATTTGAAAGCGGGAGAATTCTCCCTTAGAGAAGCATTGCTGATCGAACATGAGCCGAACGTTCGGGAACAAATTAAAAAGGATTTGGCGAACGTGATCGGTTTTAAAATGCCCGCAACTAGCTTTATGTTCACGGAACAAATCGGAAAGTAA